A single Flavobacterium sp. 1 DNA region contains:
- a CDS encoding sodium-translocating pyrophosphatase, with translation MNSIMIYVPIFMAIIGLIFMAIKRSWVLKQDPGDGKMKEISDHIYEGALAFLKAEYRLLAVFVVIASVVLASITFIPGVKTNILIVVAFIFGAFFSALAGNMGMKIATKTNVRTTQAARTSLPQALKVSFGGGTVMGLGVAGLAVLGLTGFFIIFFRIFMNGQWTSTEDMTVVLETLAGFSLGAESIALFARVGGGIYTKAADVGADLVGKVEAGIPEDDPRNPATIADNVGDNVGDVAGMGADLFGSYVATVLAAMVLGNYVIKDMGGNIQDAFGGIGPILLPMAIAGFGILFSIIGTMLVKITDENAKEAQVQKALNIGNWVSIVLTAISCYFLVQYMLPETMSMTFFGEGSMDISSMRVFYATLIGLIVGGAISSVTEYYTGLGTKPVMAIVQKSSTGAGTNVIAGLATGMISTFPTVLLFAAAIWSSYALAGFYGVALAASAMMATTAMQLAIDAFGPISDNAGGIAEMSELPKEVRTRTDILDSVGNTTAATGKGFAIASAALTSLALFAAYVTFTGIDGINIFKAPVLAMLFVGGMIPVVFSALAMNSVGKAAMDMVYEVRRQFKEIPGIMEGTGKPEYAKCVDISTKAALREMMLPGILTIGFPIAIVLLGKLVYGHNNQLIAEMLGGYMAGVTVSGVLWAVFQNNAGGAWDNAKKSFEAGVMINGEMTYKGSDAHKAAVTGDTVGDPFKDTSGPSMNILIKLTCLIGLVMAPILGSGSSTVDAKETCPEKKEIWMKECHKNEGGMMMGKCDMSKCAKMTKEECTKMCDSLKCTPEQKEMCLSHYDKDGKFVEQKGKACCAKKGEIEKEVKVQLINKNGKAKATVTTSVNGNENVQVFEGSLEEVKAKVEALK, from the coding sequence ATGAATTCAATTATGATTTATGTGCCAATTTTCATGGCAATAATAGGGCTTATTTTTATGGCTATCAAAAGATCTTGGGTTTTAAAACAGGATCCTGGAGACGGCAAAATGAAAGAGATATCAGATCACATATATGAAGGAGCTCTGGCTTTCTTAAAGGCAGAATACCGACTGTTGGCTGTCTTTGTAGTAATCGCAAGTGTTGTATTAGCAAGTATCACTTTTATACCAGGAGTTAAAACAAATATATTAATAGTGGTTGCATTTATATTCGGTGCATTTTTCTCTGCATTAGCAGGGAATATGGGAATGAAAATTGCAACAAAAACCAATGTAAGAACTACTCAGGCTGCCCGTACAAGTTTGCCGCAAGCTTTGAAAGTTTCTTTTGGTGGCGGAACTGTAATGGGATTAGGGGTAGCCGGTTTAGCTGTTTTAGGTTTAACCGGTTTTTTTATTATTTTTTTCAGAATATTCATGAACGGACAATGGACTTCGACAGAAGATATGACGGTTGTTCTGGAAACGTTAGCAGGATTTTCTCTTGGAGCTGAATCAATTGCTTTGTTTGCCCGTGTGGGGGGAGGAATTTATACCAAAGCCGCCGATGTAGGTGCTGATTTGGTAGGTAAAGTAGAAGCAGGGATTCCAGAAGATGATCCTCGAAATCCTGCGACAATTGCTGATAACGTAGGAGATAATGTAGGGGATGTTGCAGGAATGGGTGCCGATTTATTTGGATCGTATGTAGCAACCGTTTTGGCGGCTATGGTACTTGGAAATTATGTGATAAAAGATATGGGCGGGAACATTCAAGACGCTTTTGGAGGAATCGGACCAATTTTATTGCCGATGGCAATTGCTGGTTTTGGAATTTTGTTTTCTATAATTGGTACAATGCTAGTTAAAATCACAGACGAGAACGCCAAAGAAGCTCAAGTTCAAAAAGCATTAAATATTGGAAACTGGGTTTCTATTGTTTTAACTGCAATCTCTTGTTATTTCTTAGTGCAATACATGCTTCCAGAAACGATGAGTATGACTTTTTTCGGTGAAGGATCAATGGACATTTCATCGATGCGTGTTTTTTATGCTACACTTATTGGACTTATTGTAGGTGGAGCTATTTCATCTGTAACAGAATATTATACAGGTTTAGGAACAAAACCTGTAATGGCTATTGTTCAAAAATCAAGTACAGGAGCAGGAACAAACGTAATTGCAGGATTGGCGACAGGAATGATTTCTACGTTCCCAACTGTATTATTATTTGCAGCTGCGATTTGGTCTTCTTATGCATTAGCTGGATTCTATGGTGTAGCATTAGCTGCTTCTGCAATGATGGCAACTACAGCAATGCAATTAGCAATCGATGCATTCGGACCTATATCTGATAATGCAGGTGGAATTGCCGAAATGAGTGAATTGCCAAAAGAAGTGCGTACGAGAACCGATATTTTGGATTCAGTAGGAAATACTACTGCAGCTACAGGTAAAGGTTTTGCTATCGCTTCCGCAGCTTTAACCTCTTTGGCTTTGTTTGCTGCTTATGTAACTTTTACAGGAATTGACGGAATTAATATTTTCAAAGCACCTGTTTTAGCGATGCTTTTTGTTGGTGGAATGATTCCGGTGGTTTTCTCGGCTTTAGCAATGAATTCAGTTGGAAAAGCAGCGATGGACATGGTATATGAAGTACGTCGTCAGTTCAAAGAAATTCCAGGAATTATGGAAGGAACCGGAAAACCTGAATATGCCAAATGCGTTGACATTTCGACCAAAGCGGCTTTGCGCGAAATGATGTTGCCCGGTATTTTAACGATTGGTTTCCCAATTGCAATTGTACTTTTAGGAAAATTAGTGTACGGACATAATAATCAATTAATCGCCGAAATGTTAGGAGGCTATATGGCTGGAGTTACTGTTTCGGGGGTTCTTTGGGCAGTTTTCCAAAACAATGCCGGTGGTGCTTGGGACAATGCCAAAAAATCATTTGAAGCTGGAGTTATGATTAACGGCGAAATGACCTACAAAGGATCTGATGCTCATAAGGCAGCAGTTACAGGTGATACGGTTGGAGATCCATTCAAAGATACTTCTGGACCATCAATGAACATCTTAATCAAATTAACATGTTTGATTGGATTGGTTATGGCTCCGATTTTAGGAAGCGGAAGCAGTACTGTTGACGCAAAAGAAACTTGTCCGGAAAAGAAAGAAATCTGGATGAAAGAATGTCATAAAAATGAAGGCGGAATGATGATGGGGAAATGTGATATGTCCAAATGTGCCAAAATGACCAAAGAAGAATGCACCAAAATGTGTGATAGTCTAAAATGTACTCCTGAGCAAAAAGAAATGTGTTTGTCCCATTATGATAAAGACGGAAAATTTGTTGAACAAAAAGGGAAAGCATGTTGTGCCAAAAAAGGAGAAATCGAAAAAGAAGTGAAAGTGCAGCTAATAAACAAAAACGGAAAAGCAAAAGCAACCGTAACTACATCAGTAAACGGTAATGAAAATGTACAAGTTTTTGAAGGTTCATTGGAAGAAGTTAAAGCTAAAGTTGAAGCTTTAAAATAG
- a CDS encoding deoxynucleoside kinase, translated as MHIAIAGNIGSGKTTLTRLLAKHFKWEPHFEEVVDNPYLDDFYHQMERWSFNLQIYFLNSRFRQIMQIRESGKKIIQDRTIYEDAHIFAPNLYAMGLMTSRDFENYSSLFELMESHVEAPDLLIYLRSSIPNLVGQIHKRGREYENTISIDYLSRLNERYEAWVQTYKKGKIMIIDVDNINFVDNPEDLGSIINRIDAELNGLF; from the coding sequence ATGCACATAGCAATAGCTGGAAATATAGGTTCTGGAAAAACAACATTAACCCGTTTGCTGGCCAAACATTTTAAATGGGAACCTCATTTTGAAGAAGTAGTAGACAACCCCTATCTTGATGACTTTTACCATCAAATGGAACGCTGGTCCTTTAATTTACAAATCTATTTCTTGAATAGCCGTTTTCGTCAAATAATGCAAATTCGCGAGAGTGGCAAGAAAATCATTCAGGACAGAACCATTTATGAAGACGCACACATATTTGCTCCCAATCTTTATGCCATGGGATTGATGACCAGCCGTGACTTTGAAAACTATTCTTCTCTTTTTGAATTAATGGAATCTCATGTCGAAGCTCCCGATTTATTAATTTACTTAAGGAGCTCCATCCCTAACTTAGTTGGACAAATTCATAAGCGTGGCCGCGAATATGAAAACACCATTTCTATTGATTATTTGAGCCGTCTTAATGAACGTTATGAAGCTTGGGTGCAAACCTATAAAAAAGGAAAAATTATGATTATAGATGTAGACAATATTAATTTTGTAGACAATCCTGAAGATTTAGGAAGCATTATCAATCGTATTGATGCTGAGCTTAATGGATTGTTTTAA